The window ATTGCTTTGAACAGTGTTCCGTCCGGAGTCAGAATTAGGTCAGTAAAGTAAAACAGGCTCATAAAGAATGACAATGCCTTCTGAAAAGACTCCTCTGATACATCGATACATCCTGTTACCCTCATTGAACTCAATATTACAAATGAAGCTTGCAAAATATACttctatattgacccaaaaccAGGAATCAACCGATCCACACTTTGCATGGGAAAATGACTCTGATTTGAAGTTTGCACTGCAAGTCTAGTTCCAGATTATACTGTTAGAGGAAGATCATGCAGAATTTATATGTGGATTCCAAACCCTTTAGCTGGAacatagctacatgtagttctaccctacatgcaatgacatgtacatatttacgtaggcctacatttatTCTGTACCTTTTTTCTTTAGCAATGGTAAAATGACATCTGCCCCTCCATGTTCTGGAGACGGGACAATGATGCCcttatcaatgtcttcttggACGATTCGACCACACTGGAAGCCATCGTTCATGGTGCTGAGTATGACACCAACTGGGCCGCGTCTTGCCCAACCAACACAGTAACAATCTGAAAGCAAACAAAAACACAACTGAAGACTTTCATCTACCAAGGGAAAATGAACTAAAAGTTATTTCTTTAATGTATCTCCTCCAACCCAGAGGTTTTATGGGTATAGTACCTTAGTATGTTCCCTCACTACAAATTGTCCTCGGTGGTATTTTTTTACTGCCAAACATAGCAGTGGTAAAATTTCCCAAGTTTATTGAGGCTATTCAGGACTTGTCAAAAACACTTACCTTTCAGTCCAGTCACTCTCCCTTCTTTATTCTCCACAACAAAGTTCTTCTCATCAAATGGGACTGAACTGTCTATTGGGACACTTTTATAACCAATACTTGTTAGGACCTGAAAAGTGGTGTGATAATGTCAAGACAGTGGAGGATGCAGGATGATTCACAGCTATTTTTCCTACTTCATCAAATTTACAGATTTTAGTGAGTCTTTGGTCTTGCTGTTGGACATATTGAGCCTTAGGGTTCTCCACAGTCACTATGCCATGCATAGGATGAGATAGAAAAGGCATGGATAAGGTACGAACTTACCAGCCCACAAGATATATCTTCAGTTGCGTTGGTCAACTTGACAGATTGCTTTTCAGCGAGATCACCCTGAAGAAAACGGGTCATAATCAGAgagtgaaaatgtcaaaatttcccCACAACCAAGTCAAACATATGACCATGTTTTCCTTGCTGCCAAAAAGGTCATCATTTTGTTTAGAGCCCCACAATTCCATCCActtcaaaaatgtcaatttaATACAGATATGAAGACTTCTTTGGCATCAACTGAAACATAAAATAGCGTATTTTACAAGTTTATAAACTTACCTGTAATTCATTAACACCGAAACGTACAGCATCGACATGATCTCTATTTTGATTTGGCAGGAATTCTAAAGGACTTCGCAGAAATTTTAATGACCAAGCTTTATCTGCCTCAGCACGTCGTTTTGCATCCTCAGGTGTTGGTTCTTTCGTGGCTGTACTGATCATCAATTCAGTCAATCTTTTTCTCGGCCTGGAAATACCTAGCAGGAACACAACAGATATATAGTGGAAGGTCAGGTTTTTTTGTGCAAAAGtaatcattaaaaaaataagGGTTGCCAACAAGCTATAGTACTTGGAATGTTCAggaatttcatcaaaacaaTGTGTATTGGATGACAATTTGTTCAAGTTATCCATAAATGGTAGGGGACATCAGCACTTAAATCAAGTACTACCATGTCTAATGAGTATAACCCTAGTCAAAGGAAGACTTAGAGGACATTTCCCTAACATTACCCTGCACAATAGTTGGCATTTTGTGACATTCATGTATATAACTTACTATTGACAACTGAGTCCAATCCTTCATAATCACTTCTTTCTAAGATGTACCGACAGCCTGGCAATTTGATCATCTCGCGCAGCTCTTTGATAGTGAATGCAACTTGGAGTGGACCTCTCCTGCCAACCATATGGATGGTCTTTATCTTGCTCTTAGCTAAAGCTTCCAGTGCATACTCAGTTATGTCTGTTTTCTGAAACAATCAcgatttgatttttaaaatcttATGATAGATTCATCAAATTACATTATTTAGTTGCAATAGCCGAGGCTCAGACCCACACAACCTCTCTACTACCAAGAGTTAAATGCTCCTCCGTAATACCACCGCACCTCCCACAAAGACTGGACAGCAGAAGCAGCATCCGTGGCTTCTCCTTTCGAAATCAACCGAGGTCGCCTATTAACCACATGTGTTCTGAGTTTCCAATGCAAACCTTCTATTTTGATCTTTTATATCTCATATGTACCTTGAGTATTGAGAGTGGTGTCAGTAGGATTCTTGCAACATCCAAAGCCACATTGCCTACGCCGATTACCACAGCTGTGTCAGATGATGTCAAATCTGGTTGAAGCTAGAAAAGAAGCACAACAAAATAATCAATTATAGTTAATTGGTGAGCAAATGAGGTCATCAATTATCCTTACCTAAGCCTGTTAGCTTAATAAATCATATGAAAATTTTGGAGAAGTTCCACCTTGATAAGACAACGGATGGTTTGTCATGACCATATGACTCAAAATGTTCTAAGAACAATGTGTTAAAACATCTCACTCTCTAATTTTAAATAATCCGAGCCCTTTCTAATCAAAGGCTTTTCCTACTTTTGCTCACTTTTGCTAAAATATTTCACTTACGCTTTTATCCTCTGGCAACCCATTGTACCATCCCACAAACTGTCGGGCAGAGACGACACCAGGtaaatcctgaaacaaaacataaCCTTTCATTATATAACTGTGGTCAACTTCATCACCCAGTACGATAATTAACAATGGCATGGTATGAAAATATATCTCATAGTCAGACTGTGAGCCAACATTTCAAAGTCAACCAGATCGACTTGGTCAATGAGTTATAATAATAGGCTTTTGAGCAGCCGCGACGATCATTTTGGACATGTTGGTACAGACTAACAGAGCCACCTACCGCTCCAGGGATGTCCAGTTTTCTATCCTCAGCAGCACCATATGCCTGAAACAGTTGAAAGAATTAGTATTTGTACAACAGCTTTGACAATAGGACATCCAGATAGAGCAAGGACCATTAAGATTTCAGCAGAGACAGGTCCTGGAAACAATTCTGCTTCTATTGAGATTTAATTTACACTACAATACTATACACGCCATAGCACAGTTCATGTCAACCCTTACAAACACTTCACAAGTACTctaaattaaagggatacttaCAAAGACCACAGCAGTATATGCCTGTCTCAGTTCCTCTAATGTAACATCGGTACCAACGTTCACATTGCCAAGAAAACTGCATCTTGAATTCAAACCAGTTTCTGTGAAAGTGTTGATAACATTCTGCAAATAAAGAGAAGGACTGGTCAGGGCTCAATGATTTTGAATTACATGACCATTTGTTTAGCTTTTTTCAGTGACTCATGTTCCCTGTTTTTATGACAGAGATGGAGAGGGAGTACTGCTAAAGCTGTGTTTCCTACACAAACAAATTGGAAATAGAAATACTGTAGAGGTCTACATTTGTCGTCATAATCTTGTAAATTTTTGTCACTGTAATCTTACCTTCACATCTGGATGGTCTGGCGCAACACCGTATCTGACAAGTCCAAATGGCACAGGGAGTTTATCAACAATATCAACCCGCAGATTCGGGTTAccctgaaattttaaaaataaccCAAGCTCAATTATCTTTGGTTTGTTTATTTGTGAACTTGACAGCTGAAATCTTGTTGCAGTGTAGGTGGTGTCAGGGACAACGAAGATTGTATCTGGCATATCTGGCAAGATGAATTACTTACTTTAAGAAGTTGTTTAGCTGTGTAGAAACCAGCTGGTCCGCTGCCAATGACACACACCCTCGGATTGAAAGGATTGGTTGAGAAGTGACAAAGTTGCTGTCCAATCTTGTGAAGTAAACGAAGCTGGCAAAATCGCATTTTAGCCTAATGCCTCTGATCAGACTGATGTTCTCAGAAAGTATCTGCAAGAGAGAAGATAAGTAAAGGTGTGTGGCGAATTCAGTCTCAGAAAACGATCCTACCGCAAGTGATTCTGTGAattcatattttttttaaactttacaCAACCTTGAAACGCCTGTGTTTTCCTTGCATTCTTTCGGCCCATAATTAAAAACAAtctggcactgaaagagttttCCCAAAATTTAGCAATGTACacattttgttttctatttTCGGACACAAAAAAACTACATTCTAAATgatcaaattcataaaaaatagtaatacttatatgttttgatgGTAGTTTATAGATAAAAGGACAATAGTAGAACGTTATCCATCAACTGGTTCTGGTTGTCTTGGAAAAAGGGGATGTTTGCTGCCCAAAATGACGCCACAATATGAGTTATTTTTCggatttttttggaaaagaACATGAGATCCGTATAGCGATTTGATTCCTTCCGACGCGGCCGATAAGCTGACATCCAACGACGGAACCCTAACGGCAAATCGATAAActagaatttaccatgctcaccatggtaaaatattttaccatcCCAATTCACCATTGTAAAGTACTGtcattttaccatggtgaattgtggatttaccattgtgaaattgagacacatttttcctaagggtccCCCTAAGCACTGGCTATAAGCACTGACTATAACTTATCGGAGACAGGGGGGCGCCCCATTCAACAGTTGTGCGAGTTCACTCGAGCTTGCACTTCACATATTATAATATAAGGCCTGAGGGTTGAACGGTATCTCTTTGGGACAACAGCAGGAGTCAACACTCACCAACCGACTGGAGGTCTACTGAGAAAAAGCAAGATGAGTGTATGCAGTAGGAGTAGGACAGTGCCTAGTCATCATTTGTTACCAGATACCACAATTTGGTGGTTCAACATCTGCCGATCTGGTCTACATTTGTGAATAAGTGGTCATTGGTACTCCTGAAATTCTTTCAGCTGCCCAAATCATGAAAAGACAACTTGTTTTGCCAGCATCAATCCAGCAGCAGGTCTTCCCACCCACGTAGACCAACAAGCAGTCATATCCTCCTCCCCTGAAACACGCCAAGTGTTGgtctgaggttcaggatgcgtGAACTGTGGAGTTCAGATGTTAAAACATCATTAGCCAAACAAAGAACATGCCTGGTAGAAAAATCGTCCATTGGAATAGAACTGAATAGTAGAAAACAAGACAGAAGTTTTTCCTGTATCAAATAATACCTTTATTTATGTCAATAATTAAAGATAGCTGTGAATGATCTTGGACATAAGCAAGGTTCATCAATACCTCCATAATTACCAGTATACAAAATGACGCAAGAGGTCACAGAAGCCAACATTCAATATAGGTGTGGAGCCTCCCTCCAAATCAACACATGGACACTACATTGTTCTCAGCCACAAAATCACAAGTAGAAAAAGTCCTACAACCCTGCCCCTAACCATTCAAAATGCGACATTATAAGTCAATACAGCTCATCTCGGATGTGAGCACATGACCTAGACATGATGATATTGAGCATGAATACAATCTTGAACGTGAACTCAAGATAAAGCCAGTCTCACATGCATCCCAAAGGGGAGCAAATGACAGAGATGGTAGAACTCAAATGTATCTCCAATGTGTGCACATAACAGAGATAGCATAATCCCATAATCATTTACCAGTTTTGACCCAGCACTGCCAAGgttcaaaatcagaaaaaaatggcTTAAGCCAAGTAA is drawn from Lineus longissimus chromosome 1, tnLinLong1.2, whole genome shotgun sequence and contains these coding sequences:
- the LOC135493547 gene encoding NADPH:adrenodoxin oxidoreductase, mitochondrial-like, whose translation is MRFCQLRLLHKIGQQLCHFSTNPFNPRVCVIGSGPAGFYTAKQLLKGNPNLRVDIVDKLPVPFGLVRYGVAPDHPDVKNVINTFTETGLNSRCSFLGNVNVGTDVTLEELRQAYTAVVFAYGAAEDRKLDIPGADLPGVVSARQFVGWYNGLPEDKSLQPDLTSSDTAVVIGVGNVALDVARILLTPLSILKKTDITEYALEALAKSKIKTIHMVGRRGPLQVAFTIKELREMIKLPGCRYILERSDYEGLDSVVNSISRPRKRLTELMISTATKEPTPEDAKRRAEADKAWSLKFLRSPLEFLPNQNRDHVDAVRFGVNELQGDLAEKQSVKLTNATEDISCGLVLTSIGYKSVPIDSSVPFDEKNFVVENKEGRVTGLKDCYCVGWARRGPVGVILSTMNDGFQCGRIVQEDIDKGIIVPSPEHGGADVILPLLKKKGVQVVTFDDWERICAEEERRGKAVGKPRDKITDVKEILDITSRQ